A genome region from Marinobacter panjinensis includes the following:
- a CDS encoding gamma carbonic anhydrase family protein, which yields MSNVRTNKGNTPQFGERTWVDPSAVVIGDVQTGDDVSIWPMTVVRGDMHRIRIGDRCSIQDGSVLHITHASDFNPGGYPLTIGDDVTVGHKALLHGCTIGSRVLVGMGCIIMDGAVVEDEVIVAAGCLVPPGKTLESGFLYVGSPVRQARALSDEEKAFFRYTASNYVKLKDEYLNEV from the coding sequence ATGTCGAATGTACGAACAAACAAGGGTAACACGCCACAATTTGGAGAGCGCACATGGGTAGACCCAAGTGCAGTGGTGATTGGTGACGTGCAGACGGGTGATGACGTTTCCATCTGGCCGATGACTGTGGTTCGCGGTGATATGCACAGAATCCGCATTGGTGACCGCTGCAGCATTCAGGATGGGTCTGTGTTGCACATAACCCATGCCAGTGACTTTAACCCGGGCGGTTATCCGCTAACGATCGGGGATGATGTCACAGTTGGCCACAAGGCACTGCTACACGGCTGCACCATCGGTAGCCGGGTGCTGGTGGGCATGGGCTGTATTATTATGGATGGAGCCGTGGTGGAAGATGAGGTGATTGTCGCCGCCGGTTGTCTGGTGCCGCCGGGGAAAACCCTGGAATCGGGGTTTCTGTACGTGGGCTCACCCGTCCGCCAGGCTCGGGCGCTGTCGGACGAAGAAAAAGCCTTTTTCCGCTACACCGCCAGTAACTACGTGAAGCTTAAAGACGAATACCTGAACGAGGTTTAA
- a CDS encoding MotA/TolQ/ExbB proton channel family protein, with product MDILTLVGLVAGVLIVVLAMLANASILTFFNLPGLAIVLGGTFAVTLIKFRLPSVLSAFRMAFAAAFTDRVERPADLIREAGALALVVRKEGILGLENHDTRNEFLRKAINLCVDGHPPELVEEALAQETQQTAERYDVAERVFRGIGESAPAIGMLGTLVGLVQMLNTLDDPSSIGPAMAIALLTTLYGAFIAQLIALPLADKLQLKAEDEARNQVLITTSIRNIMRGENPRVMTELLSSFVTPEQRTNLAPEREA from the coding sequence ATGGATATTCTCACCCTTGTGGGGCTGGTGGCAGGCGTTCTGATTGTTGTGCTCGCCATGCTGGCCAACGCGTCAATTCTTACCTTTTTCAATCTTCCCGGGCTGGCGATCGTATTGGGCGGTACCTTTGCCGTTACGCTGATCAAGTTTCGCCTGCCCTCGGTTCTGAGTGCATTCCGAATGGCGTTTGCGGCTGCTTTTACCGATCGCGTGGAACGGCCAGCGGACCTGATCCGGGAGGCAGGCGCGCTGGCACTGGTGGTTCGCAAGGAAGGTATCCTGGGCCTGGAGAACCACGACACCCGCAACGAATTCCTGCGCAAGGCCATCAACCTGTGCGTCGACGGACACCCACCGGAACTGGTCGAGGAAGCCCTGGCCCAGGAAACCCAACAGACGGCAGAACGTTACGACGTTGCCGAACGGGTGTTTCGCGGTATCGGTGAATCCGCACCGGCCATTGGTATGCTGGGCACCCTGGTGGGTCTGGTACAGATGCTCAATACCCTCGATGACCCCTCTTCCATTGGCCCGGCCATGGCCATTGCCCTGCTGACCACGCTTTATGGTGCCTTTATTGCTCAGTTGATCGCCCTGCCCCTGGCGGACAAACTCCAGCTCAAGGCGGAAGACGAGGCCCGCAATCAGGTGCTGATTACCACGTCCATCCGCAATATCATGCGTGGGGAAAACCCACGGGTAATGACTGAGCTACTGTCTTCGTTTGTGACCCCGGAACAGCGCACCAACCTTGCTCCGGAGCGGGAGGCGTAG
- the hemF gene encoding oxygen-dependent coproporphyrinogen oxidase — protein sequence MPQQPDSNAVKQYLLGLQEQICQRLAAVDGKGSFDTDAWDRPEGGGGISRVITEGAVFEKGGVNFSHVMGETMPASATAHRPHLAGAPWQAMGVSLVMHPFNPYVPTSHANVRFFVATPENAEPVYWFGGGYDLTPYYGFDEDCVHWHRVAKAACDPFGSGMYRQYKHWCDDYFYLKHRDEPRGVGGLFFDDHNTGDFGRDFALMQSVGDSFIEAYEPIVQRRKDTPWGDREREFQLYRRGRYVEFNLVYDRGTLFGLQSGGRTESILMSLPPLVRWEYSYAPEPGSEEARLTEHFLTGRDWLETANE from the coding sequence ATGCCACAGCAACCCGACAGCAATGCCGTCAAACAGTACCTGCTGGGACTGCAGGAGCAGATCTGCCAACGGCTGGCCGCGGTTGATGGCAAGGGCAGCTTTGACACCGACGCCTGGGACCGGCCCGAGGGTGGCGGGGGCATCAGCCGGGTTATCACGGAGGGTGCGGTCTTTGAGAAGGGTGGAGTTAACTTCTCCCACGTCATGGGCGAAACCATGCCCGCCTCTGCCACAGCGCACAGGCCCCATCTCGCAGGTGCACCCTGGCAGGCCATGGGCGTCTCCCTGGTGATGCATCCTTTCAATCCCTACGTGCCCACATCCCACGCCAACGTACGGTTTTTCGTGGCGACACCGGAAAATGCCGAACCGGTGTACTGGTTCGGCGGTGGCTATGACCTCACCCCCTATTACGGCTTCGATGAAGACTGCGTGCACTGGCACCGGGTGGCGAAGGCGGCCTGCGACCCTTTTGGCAGCGGAATGTACCGCCAATACAAGCACTGGTGTGACGACTACTTTTACCTCAAGCACCGGGACGAGCCCCGGGGTGTCGGCGGGCTGTTTTTTGATGATCACAATACCGGGGATTTCGGCCGTGACTTTGCACTGATGCAGTCCGTGGGCGATAGTTTCATCGAGGCCTATGAACCTATCGTTCAGCGACGCAAAGATACGCCCTGGGGCGACCGCGAGCGGGAGTTTCAGCTTTATCGCCGTGGCCGCTACGTGGAATTCAATCTCGTGTATGACCGAGGCACACTGTTTGGCCTGCAGTCCGGCGGCCGTACCGAATCCATTCTGATGTCATTACCCCCGCTGGTGCGCTGGGAATACAGTTATGCGCCGGAGCCGGGCTCGGAAGAAGCGCGGCTGACCGAGCATTTCCTTACCGGGCGGGACTGGCTGGAGACTGCCAATGAATAA
- a CDS encoding L-threonylcarbamoyladenylate synthase — protein MKKPQQPLSDWHLHCARRTLLGGGVIAYPTEAVWGLGCDPWDTEAVERILELKQRPVEKGVILVAASVDQIRFLLDPLPPELQEKAVANWPGPVTCLLPDVLKQVPEQVRGRHSSIAVRVSDHPVVRALCETAGFPLVSTSCNPAGRQPARTSWQVRRYFEGQLDWLVPGQLGGNRQPSRIVDIVSGKQLR, from the coding sequence ATGAAAAAACCACAGCAACCTTTGTCTGACTGGCATCTTCATTGTGCCCGCCGCACCCTCCTTGGTGGTGGTGTTATTGCTTACCCTACCGAAGCTGTCTGGGGATTGGGCTGCGACCCCTGGGACACGGAAGCGGTCGAGCGGATTCTTGAGCTGAAGCAGCGCCCGGTCGAGAAAGGCGTGATCCTTGTGGCCGCCTCTGTCGATCAGATACGGTTCCTGCTGGATCCTTTGCCACCGGAGCTGCAGGAGAAAGCCGTGGCCAACTGGCCGGGCCCGGTGACCTGTCTGTTGCCGGATGTCCTGAAACAGGTCCCGGAACAGGTAAGGGGACGCCACAGTTCCATTGCAGTGCGTGTCAGTGATCATCCGGTCGTGCGCGCTTTGTGCGAAACGGCGGGCTTCCCTCTGGTGTCCACCTCCTGCAACCCTGCTGGTCGTCAGCCGGCGCGAACCTCCTGGCAGGTGCGACGGTACTTCGAGGGGCAACTGGACTGGCTGGTGCCGGGGCAATTGGGCGGTAACCGCCAACCCAGCCGGATTGTCGATATCGTCAGCGGAAAACAACTGCGTTAG
- the dprA gene encoding DNA-processing protein DprA, whose amino-acid sequence MPSTTLAPSNPDLLQSETGFWILLSRLPGFGARRQQAIREHFPDFHGLLTSNAATLKAIGLVSETIEALEAWRRRDAAHPVVVSTLAIHRDCVRTGIEILTLADADYPEPLKHIQDPPLVLYLRGDRTLLGREQIGIVGSRNATRAGLEHARAFAAALGRKGLLVTSGMALGVDGAAHSGALDAGFPTVAVIGNGVDQPYPYRHRSLSERIVAEGVIVSEYPPGTSARAGHFPRRNRIISGLSRGILVVEAGLKSGSLITARLALEQGREVFAIPGSVHNPLARGCHDLIRQGAKLVETVDDICEELGAWWSTQGQDGAPTPKSLVTAGLDSREIAVLEALGYDPQSTDDLCSVTGLPADQLMQSLLLLELQGLVDSAPGGFQRIA is encoded by the coding sequence ATGCCCTCAACGACTCTTGCCCCATCAAATCCGGACCTGCTTCAGTCAGAAACCGGATTCTGGATACTGCTGTCCCGCCTGCCCGGATTCGGCGCCCGCCGTCAGCAGGCCATACGCGAACACTTTCCGGACTTCCACGGCCTGTTGACCAGTAATGCCGCCACCTTAAAAGCCATCGGGCTGGTATCAGAAACCATCGAAGCCCTTGAGGCATGGCGTCGCCGGGATGCCGCCCATCCGGTAGTGGTCAGTACCCTCGCCATCCACAGGGATTGCGTCAGAACCGGCATCGAGATACTGACTCTGGCGGATGCGGACTACCCCGAACCATTGAAGCATATCCAGGATCCTCCGCTCGTGCTTTATCTGCGCGGTGACCGCACCCTGCTTGGGCGGGAACAGATCGGTATCGTTGGCAGCCGTAACGCTACCCGGGCCGGGCTGGAACATGCCCGCGCCTTCGCTGCTGCGCTGGGCAGGAAAGGCCTGCTGGTAACCAGCGGGATGGCCCTGGGTGTGGATGGTGCTGCCCACTCCGGCGCGCTGGATGCGGGCTTTCCGACAGTGGCGGTGATTGGTAATGGCGTGGACCAGCCCTACCCCTATCGCCATCGCAGCCTCAGCGAACGCATCGTCGCAGAGGGCGTCATTGTGTCCGAATACCCACCGGGTACCTCTGCCAGGGCGGGTCATTTTCCCCGGCGAAACCGGATTATCAGTGGCCTCAGCCGTGGCATCCTGGTGGTGGAAGCAGGACTGAAAAGCGGCTCCCTGATCACCGCCCGCCTGGCGCTGGAACAGGGGCGCGAGGTCTTTGCCATTCCCGGTTCCGTGCACAATCCCCTGGCGCGTGGCTGCCATGACCTGATACGGCAAGGCGCGAAGCTGGTGGAAACCGTGGACGATATCTGTGAAGAACTGGGCGCCTGGTGGAGCACTCAGGGGCAGGACGGGGCTCCAACCCCGAAAAGTCTGGTGACGGCTGGCCTGGACTCGCGGGAAATCGCGGTTCTGGAGGCTTTAGGGTATGATCCGCAATCAACCGATGATTTATGTTCAGTGACGGGCCTTCCCGCCGACCAGTTGATGCAGTCGCTGCTGCTTCTGGAGCTCCAGGGGCTGGTGGACTCTGCACCCGGAGGCTTTCAGCGGATTGCCTGA
- the aroE gene encoding shikimate dehydrogenase → MNNDLYAVVGNPISHSKSPRIHSLFASQTGEKLEYTAIQAPEDDFVGTVTGFFQRGGQGLNVTVPFKEQAWKLADRRTERAELAGAANTLYQDSEGLLTADNTDGKGLVMDLSENHCITLAGKRILVLGAGGAVRGVLGPLLAEKPSALVIANRTVAKAEGLVTLFEPFAEQTLLEACGFEELKEPFDLIINGTSASLQGDLPPISANVIGAGTVVYDMMYSLQTTTFNQWALDHGATLVFDGLGMLVEQAAESFRIWRGVSPETRPVIDELRND, encoded by the coding sequence ATGAATAACGATTTATACGCCGTGGTGGGTAACCCCATCAGCCACAGTAAATCTCCCCGTATTCACAGCCTGTTTGCCAGCCAGACGGGTGAAAAACTGGAATACACCGCGATCCAGGCCCCGGAGGATGATTTTGTCGGCACCGTCACCGGATTCTTCCAGCGTGGTGGCCAGGGGCTGAATGTCACAGTGCCCTTCAAGGAGCAGGCCTGGAAGCTGGCGGACCGGCGCACCGAAAGGGCGGAACTGGCCGGCGCCGCCAATACGCTGTATCAGGACAGTGAAGGCTTACTGACTGCGGATAACACGGATGGCAAGGGGCTGGTGATGGACCTTTCCGAAAACCACTGCATCACCCTGGCCGGTAAACGCATCCTGGTGTTGGGTGCAGGCGGAGCGGTACGGGGCGTTCTGGGGCCTTTGTTGGCGGAGAAACCGTCGGCCCTGGTCATCGCCAATCGCACCGTTGCGAAGGCCGAGGGACTGGTAACGCTGTTTGAACCCTTTGCTGAGCAGACCCTGCTGGAGGCGTGTGGATTCGAGGAGCTCAAGGAGCCGTTTGACCTGATCATCAATGGCACCAGTGCCAGCCTGCAGGGTGATCTGCCACCGATTTCGGCAAATGTGATCGGTGCCGGCACGGTGGTCTACGACATGATGTATTCTCTGCAGACCACGACATTCAATCAGTGGGCGCTGGACCACGGAGCGACGCTGGTATTTGACGGCCTGGGCATGCTGGTGGAGCAGGCGGCCGAGTCGTTCCGGATATGGCGTGGCGTCAGCCCCGAAACACGGCCGGTGATCGACGAATTGCGAAACGACTGA
- a CDS encoding Hsp20/alpha crystallin family protein, whose amino-acid sequence MANITRWNPVNEFDDLMNRYNRLFGLARGNGEREGKDLFSRSDWAPAVDIKETPEAFNIEAELPGMSKDDVKVTVQDGVLTIQGERKHEEETDDKKHHRIERFYGSFLRRFTLPENVDENSIRANFKDGILSLTLTKAEPAEPKAIEVDVQ is encoded by the coding sequence ATGGCTAACATAACCCGCTGGAATCCAGTCAACGAATTCGATGACCTGATGAACCGTTATAACCGGTTGTTTGGCCTGGCACGCGGCAATGGAGAACGGGAAGGCAAAGACCTGTTCAGCCGCAGCGACTGGGCCCCGGCCGTGGATATCAAGGAAACCCCGGAGGCATTCAATATCGAGGCCGAACTACCGGGTATGTCCAAGGATGATGTGAAAGTCACGGTGCAGGACGGCGTGCTGACCATTCAGGGTGAACGCAAGCACGAGGAAGAGACCGACGACAAGAAGCATCACCGCATTGAGCGCTTCTATGGCAGTTTCCTGCGTCGGTTTACCCTGCCGGAAAATGTGGACGAAAACAGCATCCGGGCCAATTTCAAGGATGGCATTTTGTCCCTGACGCTGACCAAGGCCGAGCCGGCTGAACCTAAGGCCATTGAGGTGGACGTTCAGTAA
- the fmt gene encoding methionyl-tRNA formyltransferase: MRLVFAGTPDFAATALKALLATRHQVVGVYSQPDRPAGRGRKLTPGPVKQVAMEAGVPVFQPQSLKTAEAQEELRALDADVMVVAAYGLILPQAVLDIPRHGCLNIHASLLPRWRGAAPIQRAIAAGDRETGITIMQMDAGLDTGAMLLKAITPIAEDDTGGSLHDRLAAMGGDAIVKALEHLEKGELCGEAQDEARACYASKLSKEEGHIDWTQDAPAIDRLIRAFNPWPGTYTDLDDLRIRIHQADILDDTSDKHPGTVIRRSREGIDVACGLESLRITRLQLSGSRPQSANDLINGGKEILMPGQELH, from the coding sequence GTGCGACTTGTTTTTGCCGGCACCCCCGATTTTGCAGCCACCGCACTCAAGGCACTGCTTGCTACCCGCCATCAGGTGGTTGGAGTCTATTCCCAACCCGACCGGCCAGCTGGCCGTGGCCGCAAGCTGACACCCGGCCCGGTCAAACAGGTGGCCATGGAGGCGGGCGTTCCCGTGTTCCAGCCCCAGTCCCTGAAAACCGCAGAGGCCCAGGAAGAACTGCGGGCACTGGATGCCGATGTAATGGTCGTGGCCGCTTACGGGCTGATCCTGCCCCAGGCCGTGTTGGACATCCCACGCCACGGGTGCCTGAACATCCATGCCTCCCTGTTACCCCGCTGGCGCGGTGCTGCCCCGATCCAACGGGCCATTGCCGCCGGCGACCGTGAGACCGGCATCACCATCATGCAGATGGACGCCGGCCTCGACACCGGTGCCATGCTGCTGAAAGCCATTACCCCGATCGCCGAAGACGACACCGGCGGCAGCCTTCACGATCGCCTGGCCGCTATGGGTGGTGACGCCATCGTCAAGGCGCTGGAGCACCTGGAAAAGGGTGAGCTGTGCGGCGAAGCCCAGGATGAAGCCAGGGCCTGTTACGCCAGCAAGCTCAGTAAAGAGGAAGGCCATATCGACTGGACCCAGGATGCTCCCGCCATTGACCGGCTGATTCGTGCCTTCAATCCATGGCCAGGCACCTACACCGATCTGGACGACCTGCGCATCCGCATTCACCAGGCCGACATTCTGGACGACACCAGTGACAAACACCCTGGCACGGTGATTCGCCGCAGCCGCGAAGGCATCGACGTTGCCTGTGGCCTGGAATCCCTGAGAATCACCCGGCTGCAACTGTCCGGCTCTCGCCCGCAGTCGGCCAACGACCTGATCAACGGCGGCAAGGAAATACTGATGCCCGGCCAGGAGCTACACTGA
- a CDS encoding LysM peptidoglycan-binding domain-containing protein has translation MRKLLYGLAASMLLLTSWAHAAPDLRSDHPERYTVVKGDTLWDISARFLNNPWYWPEIWHVNPQVQNPHLIYPGDELALVYIDGEPRVTKVSSDRVVKLSPKVRSEAIDTPIPAIPLDAISSFLTDTRIVSAEELNGAPYVLEGEDGRIITGAGDRIYARGEKPADNLGVFRRSKEFRDPETGEFLGLEARSIARGEVIAENSDVLTLRLKQSSEEVRIGDRLLVGEERRITTSFVPSSPDSDIEAEMISVDGGVNQIGQFDVVAINRGEREGLKPGNVMAVLKSGNLVRDPVTNETIELPSERAGLMMVFQTYEKMSYGLILQATRPLSVGDKVTNP, from the coding sequence ATGAGGAAACTGCTGTACGGTCTGGCAGCAAGCATGTTGCTGCTAACCTCCTGGGCCCACGCCGCCCCGGATCTGAGGTCCGATCATCCCGAGCGTTACACGGTCGTGAAGGGTGACACCCTGTGGGATATTTCCGCACGTTTTCTGAACAACCCCTGGTACTGGCCGGAAATCTGGCATGTGAATCCACAGGTTCAGAACCCTCACCTGATCTATCCGGGCGACGAACTGGCGCTGGTTTATATTGACGGCGAGCCCCGTGTAACCAAGGTGTCCAGCGACCGGGTGGTGAAGTTGTCGCCGAAGGTTCGTTCCGAAGCCATCGATACGCCGATTCCTGCCATACCACTGGACGCGATCAGCAGTTTCCTGACGGATACCCGCATTGTGAGTGCTGAAGAGCTTAACGGTGCGCCTTACGTACTGGAAGGCGAGGACGGCCGCATTATTACCGGCGCCGGCGACCGCATTTATGCCCGTGGTGAAAAACCCGCGGATAATCTGGGCGTGTTCCGCCGCAGCAAGGAGTTCCGCGACCCGGAAACCGGTGAATTCCTCGGCCTTGAAGCCCGTAGTATCGCCCGGGGTGAAGTCATCGCTGAAAACAGCGACGTTCTCACCCTTCGCCTGAAACAGTCCAGTGAGGAAGTCCGTATTGGTGACCGCCTGCTGGTGGGTGAGGAACGCCGTATAACCACCAGCTTCGTGCCCAGTTCGCCGGACAGCGACATTGAAGCGGAGATGATTTCGGTCGACGGTGGTGTCAACCAGATTGGCCAGTTTGACGTGGTTGCCATTAACCGCGGTGAACGCGAGGGCCTGAAGCCGGGTAACGTTATGGCGGTCCTCAAGAGTGGTAACCTGGTGCGTGATCCGGTTACCAATGAAACCATTGAGCTGCCCTCCGAGCGTGCCGGGCTGATGATGGTGTTCCAGACCTACGAGAAAATGAGCTATGGCCTTATTCTGCAGGCCACACGCCCGTTGTCGGTTGGTGACAAGGTGACCAACCCCTGA
- the def gene encoding peptide deformylase produces the protein MILDILEYPDPRLRTIAKPVDKVTDETRKLIDDMFETMYDAPGIGLAATQVNVHRQIIVMDLSEDKSEPRVFINPEVDVLDGELEEMQEGCLSVPGFYEDVPRIEHCMIRAIDRDGNPFEIEARGLLAVCIQHEMDHLNGKLFVDYLSSLKRTRIRKKLEKLHKKSA, from the coding sequence ATGATACTAGATATTCTCGAATACCCGGATCCACGCTTGCGCACGATAGCCAAGCCGGTGGACAAGGTGACAGACGAGACCCGCAAGCTGATCGACGACATGTTCGAGACCATGTACGATGCGCCCGGCATTGGCCTTGCGGCCACCCAGGTCAACGTGCACAGGCAGATCATCGTGATGGACCTGTCCGAAGACAAGAGCGAACCGCGGGTGTTCATTAACCCGGAAGTGGACGTACTGGACGGCGAGCTTGAAGAGATGCAGGAAGGCTGCCTCTCGGTGCCGGGCTTCTATGAAGACGTGCCGCGGATTGAGCACTGCATGATCAGGGCCATCGATCGGGACGGTAACCCGTTTGAAATTGAAGCCCGCGGCCTGCTCGCCGTGTGTATCCAGCACGAGATGGATCATCTCAATGGCAAGCTGTTTGTGGACTATCTGAGCTCATTGAAGCGCACCCGGATTCGCAAGAAGCTGGAAAAGCTCCACAAGAAAAGTGCCTGA
- a CDS encoding flagellar motor protein MotB yields the protein MLRQPVKKKKHGRGSPAWIVTFADLATLLLTFFILLLSFAEMDVEKYRAMANSMAVAFGSNQVLSDGVGGSPLTLIESDTVSLPQPTDTAASEPEFIDERAEGQAPTKIPGGVIDLASRLIDELEAEVASDALNVTYDENKVVIRFSEEATFRSGEASIKPEMIPIIERVVDVLSGCSGDVLVAGYTDDRPISSGRYRSNWDLSAARAVSVVHELVLNRQVPAERVVAAGRAETNPLAPNDSAENRAKNRRVEIAIRDPECSDKIDTGQLPVEIMP from the coding sequence ATGTTGCGCCAGCCAGTCAAAAAGAAGAAGCATGGCCGGGGTTCTCCGGCCTGGATTGTAACCTTTGCCGATCTGGCGACGCTGTTGCTGACCTTCTTTATCCTGCTGTTGTCCTTCGCGGAGATGGATGTCGAAAAGTACCGCGCCATGGCCAACTCCATGGCTGTGGCCTTCGGAAGCAACCAGGTGCTGTCTGATGGCGTGGGTGGGTCACCCCTGACCCTGATCGAGTCGGACACGGTGTCTCTGCCGCAACCCACCGATACCGCCGCCAGCGAACCGGAATTCATAGATGAGCGCGCCGAGGGCCAGGCGCCCACAAAGATACCGGGCGGTGTCATCGACCTGGCGAGCCGTCTGATCGATGAACTGGAAGCGGAGGTGGCCTCGGACGCATTGAATGTGACCTACGATGAAAACAAGGTGGTCATCCGTTTTTCTGAAGAAGCCACGTTTCGTTCCGGAGAGGCGTCCATCAAGCCAGAGATGATCCCCATTATCGAGCGGGTGGTGGATGTGTTGTCCGGTTGCAGCGGCGATGTGCTGGTAGCCGGTTACACCGACGACCGCCCCATCTCCAGCGGCCGTTATCGCTCCAACTGGGACCTGTCTGCGGCACGGGCGGTTTCCGTGGTCCATGAGCTGGTGCTGAACCGGCAGGTACCGGCGGAACGGGTCGTGGCTGCCGGCCGTGCTGAAACCAACCCCCTGGCGCCGAACGACAGTGCAGAGAACCGGGCGAAAAACCGGCGTGTAGAGATCGCCATCCGGGACCCGGAGTGCAGTGACAAGATCGATACCGGGCAATTGCCGGTGGAAATCATGCCCTAA
- a CDS encoding PA4642 family protein, whose amino-acid sequence MSGPDKPKVIGEEWSDERVKSFLAITPYDSTVNADFNALIKAYQAMIAEDFERFVGFFVEAGRDINAVDENGETFLDLVSKHRRSTAYAEIVKKAGGKTTAEAGN is encoded by the coding sequence ATGAGCGGACCAGACAAGCCGAAAGTTATTGGTGAGGAATGGAGTGATGAGCGGGTAAAGAGCTTTCTGGCGATTACTCCTTACGACAGCACCGTCAACGCTGACTTCAATGCCCTTATCAAAGCCTACCAGGCGATGATTGCTGAAGATTTCGAGCGCTTTGTCGGTTTCTTTGTGGAAGCGGGGCGGGATATCAATGCTGTGGATGAGAACGGCGAAACTTTTCTTGACCTGGTGTCGAAGCACCGTCGCAGCACCGCCTACGCAGAGATCGTCAAAAAGGCCGGAGGAAAAACAACAGCAGAGGCCGGGAACTGA